The proteins below are encoded in one region of Brachyspira intermedia PWS/A:
- a CDS encoding NAD(P)-dependent alcohol dehydrogenase, which yields MKGYAMLKIGESGWIEKERPACGPADAIVKPLAVAICTSDVHTLWEGAIGERHNMILGHEACGEVVEVGSLVKDFKPGDKVLVPAITPDWNSVEAQAGYSMHSGGMLAGWKFSNFKDGVFGEFFHVNDADGNLALLPSNIDPVDACMLSDMVPTGFHGAELADVQYGDSVLVIGIGPVGLMGVAGAALRGASRIIAVGTRPNCVEAAKKYGAEEFISYKNGTIDEQVLKMTNGKGVDKVIIAGGGVETFAEAVRSLKPGGKIGNVNYLGKGDYIQIPRAEWGVGMGHKAILGGLMPGGRLRMEKLGALVASGKLNVHHLVSHVFDGWENLEKALFMMRDKPADLIKPVVRIEK from the coding sequence ATGAAAGGATATGCGATGTTAAAAATAGGTGAATCAGGTTGGATTGAGAAAGAAAGACCTGCTTGCGGTCCTGCTGATGCTATTGTGAAACCTCTTGCTGTTGCTATATGTACTTCTGATGTACATACATTATGGGAAGGTGCTATAGGTGAAAGACATAATATGATTTTAGGTCATGAAGCTTGCGGTGAGGTTGTAGAAGTTGGAAGTTTAGTAAAAGACTTTAAACCAGGAGATAAAGTTTTAGTTCCTGCTATTACTCCTGATTGGAATAGTGTAGAAGCTCAGGCTGGATATTCTATGCACTCAGGCGGTATGCTTGCCGGATGGAAATTCTCTAATTTTAAAGATGGTGTATTTGGAGAATTCTTCCATGTTAATGATGCTGATGGTAACTTGGCTCTTTTACCTAGCAATATTGATCCTGTAGATGCTTGTATGCTTTCTGATATGGTGCCTACTGGTTTCCATGGTGCTGAGTTAGCTGATGTACAATATGGAGATAGTGTACTTGTTATTGGTATTGGACCTGTTGGTCTTATGGGAGTTGCTGGAGCTGCTTTAAGAGGAGCTTCAAGAATTATTGCTGTTGGTACTAGACCTAATTGTGTTGAAGCTGCTAAAAAATATGGTGCTGAAGAGTTCATTAGCTACAAAAACGGAACTATTGATGAGCAAGTTTTGAAAATGACTAATGGTAAAGGTGTTGATAAAGTTATTATTGCTGGCGGCGGTGTTGAAACTTTTGCTGAAGCAGTTCGTTCTTTAAAACCGGGCGGTAAAATCGGAAATGTTAACTATTTAGGTAAAGGTGATTATATACAAATTCCTAGAGCTGAATGGGGTGTTGGTATGGGGCATAAAGCTATACTTGGCGGACTTATGCCTGGTGGAAGACTCAGAATGGAAAAACTTGGTGCATTAGTAGCTTCTGGAAAATTAAATGTTCATCATTTAGTTTCTCATGTATTTGACGGTTGGGAAAATCTTGAAAAGGCTTTATTTATGATGAGAGATAAACCTGCTGATTTAATTAAACCTGTAGTAAGAATTGAGAAATAA
- a CDS encoding thymidine kinase produces MNHLITGPMFAGKSKYLIKTLDYLLLENKNIKILFIYPAISFRGYFCRDKNVYLDKRIDIITEEEIENNIGKDVENIYNYIARYDIVGIDEFCFLNDTSIFIKLIKTCTQRNCKTNFCIASLDMDYKRNYWESVSALIEEDLIDIHTKVFGKCDCGRKGIYSKRIVKDVDRVVIGDDIYKCVCRYCYEGEDEVKFDL; encoded by the coding sequence ATGAATCATTTAATTACCGGACCTATGTTCGCAGGAAAATCAAAATATCTAATTAAAACTTTAGATTATCTTTTACTTGAAAATAAAAATATAAAAATATTATTCATATATCCAGCAATTTCTTTTAGGGGATATTTCTGCCGTGATAAAAATGTTTATTTAGATAAAAGAATAGATATAATCACTGAAGAAGAAATTGAAAATAATATTGGAAAAGATGTTGAAAATATTTATAATTATATTGCAAGATATGATATTGTTGGAATAGATGAATTTTGTTTTTTAAATGATACTTCCATTTTTATAAAACTTATAAAAACATGCACTCAAAGAAACTGCAAAACCAATTTTTGTATAGCCTCTCTTGATATGGACTATAAAAGAAATTATTGGGAAAGCGTATCGGCATTAATAGAAGAAGATTTGATTGATATACATACAAAAGTTTTCGGTAAATGTGACTGCGGAAGAAAAGGAATATATTCAAAGAGAATAGTTAAAGATGTTGACAGAGTTGTAATAGGAGATGATATATATAAATGTGTCTGCCGATATTGTTATGAAGGCGAAGACGAAGTAAAATTTGATTTATAA
- a CDS encoding CAP domain-containing protein — MIRKSLFILLFAFIILSCNSKYEPNNSEIQEVFELVNQTRADIGRYALILDEKLNRAAAIRAEEISILFDHIRPNKTAYYTVSKEVEGCREPSAENIARYQKTPQAVMEAWINSQGHYNNIIASHSYIGIGVYKDSNGKLYWVQLFD, encoded by the coding sequence ATGATTAGAAAAAGTTTATTTATATTGTTATTTGCTTTTATCATATTATCCTGCAATAGTAAATATGAGCCTAATAATAGTGAAATACAGGAAGTATTTGAATTAGTAAATCAAACCAGAGCAGATATTGGCAGATATGCTTTGATATTAGATGAAAAATTAAATAGAGCAGCTGCTATAAGAGCAGAAGAAATATCAATTCTTTTTGATCATATTAGACCAAATAAAACTGCTTATTATACAGTATCAAAAGAAGTAGAAGGCTGCCGAGAACCTTCAGCTGAGAATATAGCAAGATATCAAAAAACACCTCAGGCTGTAATGGAAGCATGGATAAATTCTCAAGGACATTATAACAATATTATAGCCAGTCATAGCTATATAGGTATAGGCGTTTATAAAGACAGTAACGGAAAATTATATTGGGTACAGCTTTTTGATTAA